The segment TTCTCCAACTCCTGCCACTTCTTCTCGATCTCCTCACTGAGCCGGTTTTGCTGGTCTTCAGTCAGGGGGGCACCCAGGCCCCGGCGCGGCCCCTCACCAGCAGGCACCTCTGGGGTCCTGCTGTCTGTGGCCTCAAACCACTTGCGCCGCTCCTCGGAGCGCTGGGCCAGGTCCCGCTCCAGCTCCTCCTGCTTGGCCAGGCGGTCAGGAGTGCGGGCTGGGGTGCGGGCCCGCTGCGGGGAAGCCTGGGTCAGCGGGGAGAGCTCCACGTAGTCCAAGGCCTGACGCTGCCCGTCCGCCTTCCGAGGGCCACCCCGGCTGATGACCTCAGAGCCCGCCCGCTGCTCCCCTGCCTTCAGGGGGCCCTTCTGGGTGCTGTAGCTGTGCAGCGCGTTCTCCTTATTAGAGTCCGAGAGCCTAGAGCACCAGCAGAGCCACGTCAGGTGGGTCCTCACCCCCTCAGTCCCACAGTGAGCACTTTTGGAGTGAcacctgtgtgccaggccctgcgcCAGGGGCTGGAGACAGACCCCAGGGAAGGAAGCAGCCCGACCTGAGCTTCCTGGTTGACAGACCCTGGGAACATCCCAGCTCCACCTCTTGACAGCCCAGGGACCCACCAGGATGCCTGGCTTCCCTCGCCCcctcttcttgtttttgtttttcaagggacagggtctcactctgctgcccaggctgaagtagagtggtgtgatcatagttcactgcagtcttaaactccttagctcaagtgatcctcctgcctcggcctctggagtagctgggactatagacatgcaccaccacgcccagctaattttttaaatttttgataagagatggggtctcaatatattgcccaggttggtctcgaactcctgggctcatgtgatcctcccacctcagcctcccaaagctctgggattacaggcatgaaccaccacactggTCCCTTTGCCCTCTTTGAGCTTCAGTGACCTCATCTGTAATGTGGGACAGCGACATCTCTCAGATGATGGGCGTGAGGACGGGGTGGGCGAATGTGGAAAGCAGGCAGGGGGCTTTTTGCAAATGGTGATCAACGAGTTGATGTAGGAGACCAATGTCCCGGGTTCCCAAGGCTCACAGTGGCAAGGGGGATGCCCACAGTCACTGCTGATGGAGTGAAGGCGGGACCTCGGGGTGCACAGAACACAAGTTGCAGAGACTCTGAACAACTATGGCAATTCTCTTTATCCACAGTCAGAGTCATAGCTGGGTAGGTGGTCACCCTGCCAAAAACTACACTCGCAGTATTCCCACAGCTACTTGTGGCCATGTGACTATAGGCTGCTGAGTGGGTGTGGCAGGTGGCTCCCCTGAAAGGGCAGAAGGGCAGAGCGAGCCCCACCAGGCCAGGACTGCATACCTCGGGGCTGTTCTGAAGGGAGACATGAACATCTATCTCGATTAAGCTACTGTGCCTGGGGTTTCTTTCTTAAAGCAGCTAGGCCTATACGCTAAATAACAGTCCAACTGCACAGTGCTTCAGAGTTCACAAAGTGCTCTGGGCACATCCTCACACAGTACAGACATGACATGCTAACGTGACAGATGGGGACTCTGAAACCTAGATGGGAAAGCCTCTGGCCTAAGGCTGAATAGCCACAGTGTGGCCAGGCTGGGGGACTCGgcctctgggctcaggtgatcctcccacctcagctgacAGGCATAccccaccacggccggctaatttttaaattttttgtagggatgaggtctcactatattgcccaggctggtcttgaactcctgagctcaagtgatcctcccgtctcagcctcccaaagcgctgggattacaggtgtgagccactacacccagcccagcCCCCTTTAATGCCACACTCTGTTTCCGCTGCCCAGCAGCTCCAAGTCCCAGCCCGCCACGGGCATCTGGGGTTGATAGTGTGGGGGGCTCTGCCACTGGGTAACTCAGCCCTCCCGCCCCAGTACCCGTGGCAGCCTCCAGAGGGAGTGAGCTCCCCATCCCGGGAGGCGTGGGCACCAAGGCCGAACTACCAAACCACCCCTTCCCAACACAGGCTTAGACACGGCCCCCACGGCACAGGCACAGAGACAGAACAGCCACCTGGCAGGGGCTTTTGACTCACAGGCATCTCCTCCAAAGAGAAAAGGCCCCATCACATTTGAGGCAGATCAAACCTCAAACCCTCAGTGTACTTCTGGATGATACCGAGAATGCTCACTACTCTCTTCGCATGTTGCTGACAGAGAAACGAGGGCCCAGAATGTGCAGCCCTCAGGTGAGCGCCTAGAAACCCACTCAGGGACGCAAGGGTAAGTGCCTCCCTCAAGGCCCCAGTCCAGCTTAGTACGTACTTGGTGACATCTGGGGCTGAAGTTGGACGCACGGTCTTTCTCAGAGCCTCGATCCAGTTCCGCCGGATGCCTGAGGTCATGGCCGACAAGGTATAGACAGCATCCTTGGTCTACAAGGCCACCGCACGGGTAGGTTGCCACATGGCCAGCCGCATGACTCCCTCCCCACTACGGACCCTAGGGAGGGTGGCCCTTCCTTCCCAGGATGCATCTAACCTCTTGAGTCTGGGGTGGGCAGGGGGTACAAAACCTCCCTTCCATTGGCCTGAGAAGATCCCTGCTGGCTCCAGCGTCTCCCCCAAATATGCTAAGTGCTGGCATCACAGCTCTGGCTCTGAAGACAGAGCCTCTGGGTAAATGAGTGAAGGGATCCAGTCTCCATGGTAAGCCATGTTCAACACCAAAATCTCCCCCAGGGGCCTCCAGCCACGCTGCCCACCACCAGCCCCCAAGCTGCACGCAGCCTCACATGGATCTGGAAGCCATAGTTGCGCTGCACCGCGTACTCAGTGACATCTGTGCAGGAACGCAGGTCGATCTCACCATCCAGCTCATCTGCCTGGAGCAAGAGGGCCCACTATGGTCTGCGTGGGCCCTGGTGTGACCCACCCCAGGCCCTTCCGGGGGTTCATCAGTACACCATGGCCTCACCTCCTCAGCAGTGGAGTCTCTGTAATATTTGAGACTTGAATCTGTCAGCACAAACCAATGTTTCTTCCACTGCGAAGTAGAGGTGGTGGTGAGCGAGGGGGAGGGAGGCTGCAAGGAGGATGGAATGAAAGAGCCAGTGTGTGTGATTGTACAGGTGTCCTATGTGGCTGCCAAGCTGACTATTCTGCACACAGGAGGGGCGGGGAGGCAGAACATGCCAATTTGAGACCTGGCCCCTCCatttcctctctgagcctcaggggtagcatctgtgaaatgggttggCTTCCCCTCCGTAACCAcaccctccctttccttcttggAGCTCCTTTTAAGATTGCCAAGGCTCCTCAGGCACCCCGGACCCAGTGCAGACAGGGAGGGGTGATGATCTATGTAAGCAAGTCAGGGACTCAGTGGGGCCAGGACGTCACGTCTTTTTCCATATTCCCCCAGATCATCACCATGGTCAGGTACAATGGTCCCCCGGGAAGCAGGACTGGACGGAGCCCTGGAGTAGGAGTGAGTGCCAGGCACGATCTgctgccttgtttttttttttttttttttttttttgagacggaggatttttgctcttgttgcccaggctggagtgcaatggtgcgatctccactcactgcaacctccccatcctgagttcaagtgattctcctgtcttagcctcccgagtagctgggattacaggcgcccgccatcatgcccggctaatttcttgtatttttagtagagacggggtttcatcatgtcagccaggctggtctcgaactcctggcctcaggtgatccacctgccttggcctcccaaggtgctgggattacaggcgtgagccaccgcgcctggccgcatgGTCTACTTCTTGATCTGTAGGCTAGCTACCCACATCCGCAGCGCGTGAGAGCACTAACCTGTAAGTTTAGGATTTGTGATTGGGTGCCTTCCTGCAGTGCCTGTCTCTGCTCCAGCTGGGGTTAGATTGGCAGGACACATAGGAAAGGGGTGGGGGCACCAGAACAGCCCGATATTATGCCAAGCCCAGCCCACCTCTGGGCTTCTGGTCACTCCACTAGAATGCCAGTCGCAGCCCGCCCATTGCCAGGGTCAGTACATGTCACCCAGTCCCCAGCCCTCCTGGGGTTCCCTCACATTACCAAGCCCTGTCTGTGCTGTTGGTTGTTTCAAGTACTTAGTTTTCTCTCCTCAAGAAGATGGTAAGTTTTCAAGGGGCATGCAACGATGAtaccttctgtttctttccacaTTGCCTCCCTGAGAAAAAGAGTCTTGTACCCAAGAGTTCCCTTTTTCGCTGTGTGCCTTTAGGCAAGCGTCTCCACTTCTCTGAGTTTCAGTCTTCTGAACTGTAAAGTAGGGCTACTAAGAAGTCCgcagagccgggcgcagtggctcacgcctataatctcagcactttgggaggctgcagagggtggatcatctgaggtcaggagtttgagaccagcctgaccaacatggagaaactgtctctactaaaaatacaaaaaaaaaaaaaaattagctgggcgtggtggcgcatgcccgtaatcccagctactcgggaggctgaggcaggagaatcgattgaacctgggaggcggaggtcgcagtgagctgagattgtgccactgcactccagcctgggcaacaagagtaaaactctgcctcaaaaaaaaaaaaaaaaacaaaaagaagtcccTACACCTTCTGGTGAGGTGAGCGGTGCCTAACCCTCTCTTGTGTGTATGGCTGTCATGGCCCTTGGCATAGGGATGGACACCAGGTCGTTGGGTTTGTTCCGGGAGGCCAGGCCTCTTAGAAGCATTTTGCTCTCACTAAGTAAACGGAGTTGCTGCTGCAGACCTCAATTGCCTCTCTGTAAAGTAGGACAGGGGCTCTATGCCAAGAGGTTTCTTTAGCTCTTCCAGGCCTAGCCTATGACTGTCTGAGATGGAAGCTGGGTGGAGCTCCATGGGCCTCAGGTGCGCTGAGTTCTGAGCCTGGGTCTGCCCCAGGTGCTCCTAGGCCTGGAAGAGACCAACACCCTCATGGGCCTGTCTCCTGTCTGTGCACCAAGGGGTTGGGCTGGCTGAACTCCCAGGGCCCTTCCAGTTCGGACATTCCAGAACCCTGTGATAGAGGATGAGTAATGGCCAGCTCTGGGTGGGGCCTGTAatccctctgccctccagggACCCTGGGTGGGGAGGCCAGGAAGGGGTCACTGGCGGGGTGCCGGGCTTTGTGTGAGCCTAGAGAGCAGCCGCCAGGGACGGCGGGCAGGCAGCGGGTAGGGAAGGCTGTGGGCTGGAGGGAATAAAACATGTGGGCCGGAAACACAATGAAATCCCCTCTGGCTCAAAGCCCTCTCTGGCATGCAGGCTGCACGCAGACCAGAGCAGCAGGCGCatgcagggcaggggtggggagacgCTCCTGCCCAGGCAGTGTGGGCAGGGAGCCAACCTGGCAGCCGAAAGAACAGAGCTGGGGAAACGGCCACTGTCCCTGCTGGTTCCAAGGACACATATGCCAGAGGAAGGGAAGGGTCTTTAGCTGAGCCCACAGTGCCAGGAGCTGTGTGGCACCTGTACGTGCTTGATCTCTCTGACCTTGTTATCCACTCTGGAAAGAATTGCCATTACCCATTATGCCCATGTCACAGATGTGGCCACCGAGGCCTAGAGAAGGCTTTGACTCAACCAGTGGGGCTCCAGGTGGGTGAAACCCTAGCACCTGCGCCCTGAGCCCCACCCCCTCAGGCCAGGGTTTAGGAATCTGTGTCTCGGGCCAGACAGCTTCTACGAGCCCTTCCACTCAAGACCCTCGACTCCCAGCCAGGCTCCTACTGAGGTGGCAGGGCCAAGGGACTCTTGATGAGATCAAGGGATAGGGCACTGGGTGTGAGGGGCTAGATGGCCCCTTGCTGCGACCCCTTTTACACACCGCAGACTGCTTCAGGAAGCAGAAGCCTGATGGGCAGCCTcagcccctcccagccccacccccagggtTCTCACACCAGCCCCAGCTCCTGGGCTGCCCAGGGGCCCAGCAGCAGCACAAGCCAGCTTCCTCCCCTCCCGCCTCAGTCCTCCTACCTCTCCAGGCTCGTCCAAGATCGACATCCATCCCTTCTTGAAGTTGAGCAGATCGGGCTGTGGGGAGATGAGGAGGGAGGTGAGTCGGGTCCAGCAGGAAGCCAATGTGGGCTGGTGAGGGGGGCGTGCTGCACCCACCCTGTCCCCAAGTCCTGTGGGACCGAGCTCCTGGGAAGCCAGCCAAGAGGGCTAAGGCCCTAGGTAACCCCCAAGTCCAAGCAGGCCTCCCAGCCACTGAGGCAGCCCTGGCGCCTTTCCTGATAGTGGCACTCGGAGAGCCGAGAAGTTGGGCTGGGTGGCTGACACACAAACCCAGATGTCCCAGGGGCCTCTCTCCAGCCAACCCCTCACCCAAGAGTGGGAGAGAGGGGCTGGGAGGACTCTGCCTGTATAGAGACCCCCTGAGAGCTCAGAGGGCAGTCCAGACCAGCAGCACTGCGCAAACTGTCCAGTTCCTCCCTCTGACGAGGACCAAGTGCCCCACGGACCCTCCCATGGGCCTGCCAGTCCTGCCCTTTCCTCGGCTCCAGGAGACTATGGGAGGTGGAGCCAGTCGCAGGCTGGGGTCAGAAACCCTCTGGTCCCCGCCTAGATCTCTTTGGGAAGGGTCAGTCCTGGCAAGCCCTACCTTCCGGGTGCCGCCCAGGGGGGCACAGCCCCCGGGTCTGAGGGCTACCAGCTGCAGCATGTCCCATGGAGACCTGTGCCAGGCACCCCCACCCAGGCCTAGATAAAGAAGTTGCTCATCCCGGCATTTTTCTGACCATGCTCATCTAGTGGGTGCCAACCACCAGACCCTCCCTTCCTGCTAGGGAGACCTCTCTCATCTAAGTGCCGGTCCCTCTGCAGTCTCCGCTCCTGCCACCGGTGGGGAGGAGGTGGCCACCTGTTGCCATGGCTCTGAGCCTACTTATCAGCCCCTACATCGAGGCCTCACCAGGCCAAGGTGTCTGGTTGCGTGCAGAGAGCAGGTGGCATGGCTCAGTGGGGTGGGCGGTGACAGTGGCAGCTGGAAACCacagccaccttgcctggccaccTCTCCCGACCCACCCTCCACCCACGGAGCCCCTTCTCAGGTATAGGAAGTGGACCAAGGGGGGCTTGGGGCAGCTGAAGATCCAGAAACCCCCATAGCCACATTTGGGGGACCCAGTAGGTTGGCATCCCAGTCCCTCCCTGCATACCTGTCTAAGGGAGAGACACAGGCTCTGCTCAGGGCCGAGAACCCCTGGGGCTGCGTTTGTCCCACTGCTCTGTATTCTGCCCACCCCGTCTTCCACCTGAGACGGAGGCTGCCCAGGGTGATCCTAAGCTAAGAATGAAGATTGgtgaccacacctggcttcaCTTCCCCTCAGTCTGGGACCCTCCTGTGGCCCCAGGGCCTTGCAGGGGGCTTGACCACAGCAAGGCTCAGGAAAAACTTGCTGAGGAAATATCTACCCCCTGGTCTAAATTTCTGTGCTTTTTGGGCcatctccccaacccccacctaGCCCAGAGGAGCCAGGCTTCCTGCGCCCACAGAGCTGGCACCACTGGGCAGTCCCAGGCGGAAGTCCCTGGGCCAGGGCTGGGAGATCGGGGCAGGAATGACAGGCTGTCAGGCTGGAACCTCTAGAGCCGCCTGGGAATTAAAGTCGCTGTGACCTTCCTAAGTCACATCCCCTCTCTGAGTCCTGGCTGCCTGATGTGGCAAATGAAGGGGCGGTCCTCCCCTCCCGCAGCTTCCGACAGGACTGAACGTGTCTGTACAAGGAGAAGCCTGGTGATCCTCCAGAGCCCAGCACAGACACATCACATACCATGTCAGGCACGCCATGACACAGTGACCTTGGGGATAGAAGGTCACcaatttgagttttgttttgttgagacagggccctgctctgctgcccagactggagtgtggtggtgtgatcactgctcactgctgactcaacctcccgggctcaagcgatccttccacctcagcttccaagtagctgggacgacataGGCactccaccatgctcagctaatttttttttttgtagagatggggtctccctatgtttcccaggttggtctcaaactcctgagctcaagtgatccgcccacctcggcctccaaaaatgctgggattacaggtgtgagccaatgtgcccggccAACCAGTGTGAGTTTTTAAACTGGCAGGGAAGCCTGTCCCCAGGGTCAAAAGGTCCGATCATCTAAATCTCCCACGATGCCCCTTCATACAGGGCTCTTTAGGCCCAGCTACCTCTTCTTCACCTGCTAGAAGCTCAGTTTCTCCTTCCACCTTTCGGGAGTACTGGCAGGTTCTCACAGCCCCGCCTCCTACCTGGCCAGGGACACAGCCCCTCTACGCACCCTCGGGCTGGCGGGACTCACTCAAAAAGGCTTGGTAACCCAGGCTTGCTTAACAGTTCCAGGGACGGCTCCaggtggctttatttatttatttatttttgagacagagtctctgctgcccaggctggagtgcaatggcgccatctcggcttactgcaacctccacctcccaggttcaagcgtttctcctgcctcagcctcccaaatacctgagattacaagcgcccgccaccatgtccagcaaatttttgtatttttagtagagacgcgatttcaccatgctggccaggctggtctcgaactcctgacctcaagggatccatccacctcagcctcccaaaacgctgggattacaggcacacataaACCACTACACTCGGTCTCCAGGTGGCTGTAGAACAAAGTCCAGCTGCCTCAGGATGGCAGGGAAGCCTCATCACACTCTTCCAGCCTGGCCTCCCCTTGCTGAGGGGCCCGTGTTTATATCACTGCATATTCCTTGCTGATCACAACACACCAGGACTCCAGGCCCTTCATATGTGCCATGTCCTTGGCCTGAAATACtaggtttcctcctcctctggtGACCAGGCAAGCCCCTACTCAGGCCTTAAGACTCAGCTTAATGGCCACCTCTGAGGTCCCTTCACAGTTCATGCCACTCACCGCACCAGCCGCCCCTGTCCTGCCCTCCCACGGCCCCTCTCAGAGGCCTCTGTTGCATCCGTGACTATTTTGAGGCCCTTTACTTATACTTCACAGGCTAGACTAGATGCAACTCACAGTCAGGGGCACACACTGTTTACCTGCCAGGACCCAGCACAGATGGGGGCTCAGGGAGTGtctgcagaaattttttttttttttaaagcatcaggcactgttctaggccaGGAAATTAGCTGTGACCAAGAGCTGTGGCCCCTGCCCTGGTGGACTGTAGGAAAGAGACAGTAAACAAGGGACCAAATATAATTTGATGCCCAGCAGGCGAGCGGGAAGGCTGCTCCAGGAGCAAAGCTGCACCCAGGCAAAGGCAAAAGGGGTAGAAGAGAATCCCGACTCCCTGAAGTCCTGGagcctcacacactcacacacttgtGCCACTTGTTCTATATGGATCCCTGATTCAGGGCACGGGGGCCAGGGGAGGAGGGTGTGAGGCGGGTACAGGAGGAGCACCAGCTGAGAGCAGGCTGAGGTCTGCATGGCAGACAGCATGAACTCAATGAACACTATTAATGGTGATCATAGCCTCCTCTGCTCTAAAACCTTTCATGGCTCCCTATTACCTCTGACCAAGCCCTAGCAGTGAGGCCCTCCTCCCCAGACCCCTTCCCTATGCTCTTGCTGCTTCTCAAACACGACCACCCGCTTCTGTCCACACTGCTGTCTCCTCGCTAGTCCATCTCCGCCTGACAAGGCCCTATAATCACAGGAGGACACCTCCCCCGGGAAGGCTCCTGCCACCAGCAGGGATGTGCTGTACCTCTTCCAAGCACCCTACACGCTGCTTCTGGCAGCCTTACCCTTGCTCAGCACGTGCTATCCCCAGGACAGGCAACTGTGAAAGAAAGCGGGAACGCACCTGGATACAAATTCTGGCTCAGCCTGGGACTCACTGAGTTACCTGGGGCATGACACTTCACCTCGCCacatcttggtttcctcatctgtttgaTTACGATGTTACTACCAACCTTCAAGGATCAAATCTGGTAACGTGAAAGCACCCGGCTGAGGGCTGGGCAGGCACCCGGTGGGCAAGGCAACCGCTCTCCTCCTGGCCCCAGGACACTGACTCAGCTCCTCCCCCCACATCCCTTCTGCTCCTGACAGGGAAGGGGAGGCTGCTGACGACAGGAAGGGCCAGCAGGGAGGTGGCAGGATGTCCAGGAGGAGGCCGAGGAAGTCCAGGCAAGGCGGTCTGGCCATCACACTCACAGGGCAGGGGCTAGGCGTGCCACGCCCCCCAGCAGCCCAGCCCACTCCTCCGCAGGGTCTCCACTCCCCTGAAAGAGGACTACTGGcgcctgtgcacacacacaccctgcttaTCCTCCCCCAGGAGGGCCACTGGGCTGTCAGAGCCTCCCTGAAGCACTAGCCAGAAACCAAAAGCAGCCCCACCCCTCCCTTCCCGAACATCACGGTCAGTGGGCCAGAAAGACCAGGAAAGGAGCTACTCCTTCCCTTATACTTGGGGTGACCTCGGGCAACTCACCAGCGCcctccccaagcctcagtttaCCCGGCTGTGAAGTGGGGAGTCCAGCGAACCCAGCTGTGAGGCTCAATATTCTAACTATGGCACAGGTAATTGATGGGGCT is part of the Symphalangus syndactylus isolate Jambi chromosome 18, NHGRI_mSymSyn1-v2.1_pri, whole genome shotgun sequence genome and harbors:
- the TRIOBP gene encoding TRIO and F-actin-binding protein isoform X18, translated to MGGWKGPGQSRGREGPEARRRAAERGGGGGGGVPAPRSPAREPRPPSCLLLPPPWGAAMTPDLLNFKKGWMSILDEPGEPPSPSLTTTSTSQWKKHWFVLTDSSLKYYRDSTAEEADELDGEIDLRSCTDVTEYAVQRNYGFQIHTKDAVYTLSAMTSGIRRNWIEALRKTVRPTSAPDVTKLSDSNKENALHSYSTQKGPLKAGEQRAGSEVISRGGPRKADGQRQALDYVELSPLTQASPQRARTPARTPDRLAKQEELERDLAQRSEERRKWFEATDSRTPEVPAGEGPRRGLGAPLTEDQQNRLSEEIEKKWQELEKLPLRENKRVPLTALLNQSRGERRGPPSDGHEALEKEVQALRAQLEAWRLQGEAPQSAPRSQEDGHIPPGYISQLVGVITVPVLQTRPLSSERLCDLPEATPPAGLKHGI